One genomic region from Cryptosporangium aurantiacum encodes:
- a CDS encoding PQQ-binding-like beta-propeller repeat protein: protein MSTVLLVTAGCGGDPRGVPDDDPPSSAPPGAVAPEPKRFDPPAKFLNSGQTLAVAPRRGGSLGKPEVAAVFVGATLVYVDESSLAGRDLATGDERWVTPMPGVTSAESTQIATPALFEGRVYAAAAITVPTGPRVTSHRAISLVAVDPVTGNEIWTATIEVLPGDPVRDVRLVGVTADSIVLDTSTTTYVVDPQTRKTRWKTQFFEPTVVDGTVVAGQLGEDATETKTRTVGLRLTDGVQLWSSPVAAQQGRSFPLGPGLMAVQGREFSSTEPFFDFLDPATGQSRYPGDSDDLSAYQDCWFDSRTLVVCGASGTRTIAVGYNWSDLTEIWELPVGERAAPRVTAAWHGAVYGVLAGKPVILDGRTGAVRNAAAGAAPELVNEYAGVTAESGSLTLFPAIA from the coding sequence GTGTCAACCGTGCTCCTGGTAACCGCGGGGTGCGGGGGTGATCCGCGTGGCGTCCCGGACGACGACCCTCCGAGTTCCGCTCCACCCGGTGCCGTCGCCCCCGAACCCAAGCGTTTCGATCCGCCCGCCAAGTTCCTCAACTCCGGCCAGACCCTCGCCGTGGCGCCGCGGCGAGGGGGGTCACTCGGAAAGCCCGAGGTGGCCGCGGTCTTCGTCGGCGCGACGCTGGTCTACGTCGACGAGTCCTCGCTGGCCGGCCGTGACCTGGCGACCGGGGACGAGCGCTGGGTGACCCCGATGCCGGGCGTGACCAGCGCGGAATCCACCCAGATCGCAACGCCGGCCCTGTTCGAGGGCCGGGTCTACGCCGCAGCGGCGATCACCGTGCCGACCGGCCCCCGGGTGACGAGCCACCGGGCGATCTCGCTGGTCGCGGTCGACCCGGTCACCGGCAACGAGATCTGGACCGCGACGATCGAGGTGTTACCGGGCGACCCGGTCCGCGACGTCCGGCTGGTGGGCGTCACCGCCGACTCGATCGTCCTGGATACCTCCACCACCACGTACGTGGTCGATCCGCAGACACGGAAGACCCGGTGGAAGACGCAGTTCTTCGAACCCACGGTCGTCGACGGCACCGTGGTCGCCGGTCAACTCGGCGAGGACGCCACCGAGACCAAGACGCGGACGGTCGGACTGCGGCTCACCGACGGCGTCCAGCTCTGGTCCAGCCCGGTCGCCGCGCAGCAGGGGCGGTCGTTCCCGCTGGGCCCGGGGCTGATGGCCGTCCAGGGCCGGGAGTTCAGCAGCACCGAGCCGTTCTTCGACTTCCTCGATCCGGCCACCGGGCAGAGTCGCTATCCCGGCGACAGCGACGATCTGAGTGCCTACCAGGACTGCTGGTTCGACTCCCGGACGCTGGTCGTCTGCGGGGCGTCCGGCACGCGGACGATCGCGGTCGGCTACAACTGGTCGGACCTGACCGAGATCTGGGAGCTGCCGGTCGGTGAGCGGGCGGCTCCGCGGGTGACGGCGGCCTGGCACGGCGCCGTCTACGGCGTGCTGGCCGGCAAGCCGGTCATTCTGGACGGTCGCACCGGGGCGGTTCGCAACGCGGCGGCCGGTGCAGCGCCCGAGCTGGTCAACGAATACGCCGGGGTCACGGCCGAGTCCGGCTCGCTGACGCTGTTTCCGGCGATCGCCTGA
- a CDS encoding DUF397 domain-containing protein: MANIDLTYAPWRKSSASTGNGNCVEVALMESVVAVRDTKDRGGPALVLPAAGWQSFIVGAKSGEFDLI; encoded by the coding sequence ATGGCAAACATCGATCTCACCTACGCTCCGTGGCGTAAGAGCAGTGCGAGCACGGGTAACGGCAACTGCGTCGAGGTTGCGCTGATGGAGTCTGTCGTTGCAGTGCGTGACACGAAAGACCGGGGTGGCCCAGCATTGGTGCTGCCCGCGGCGGGTTGGCAGTCGTTCATCGTCGGTGCCAAGTCCGGAGAGTTCGACCTGATCTGA
- a CDS encoding OsmC family peroxiredoxin yields MALTSTATAHWEGSLFEGKGSVNLDSSRLGSFDINWKARSEGQDSTTTPEELLGAAHAACFSMAFSNGLAKAGTPPTALNTTADVTFVPGTGITGIKLTVRGDVPGISADDFAAAAADAKANCPVSKALAGVEITLDAALA; encoded by the coding sequence ATGGCGCTTACCAGCACCGCGACTGCGCACTGGGAAGGAAGCCTTTTCGAGGGCAAGGGATCGGTCAACCTCGACTCCTCCCGCCTCGGCTCGTTCGACATCAACTGGAAGGCCCGCTCGGAAGGGCAGGACTCCACCACCACCCCCGAGGAGCTGCTGGGTGCCGCGCACGCGGCCTGCTTCTCGATGGCGTTCTCCAACGGGCTGGCCAAGGCCGGCACGCCGCCGACCGCGCTGAACACCACCGCTGACGTGACGTTCGTGCCCGGCACCGGCATCACCGGCATCAAGCTCACGGTCCGCGGCGACGTCCCCGGCATCTCCGCGGACGACTTCGCGGCCGCCGCTGCCGATGCCAAGGCGAACTGCCCGGTGAGCAAGGCGCTCGCGGGGGTCGAGATCACGCTCGACGCCGCGCTCGCCTGA
- a CDS encoding GAF domain-containing protein, with the protein MSTLLHHRLADKERLAALACYDVDDAHLKQQLDAIAMRTAAHLHMPTAMTTLMLDNAMLIAGSHGVDGWLRGGPGGPAEWAFCAQTVLTREPYIVSDAITDPVQCTNPVVELDGIRAYAGAPLITPSGQVLGAHCVIDVEPHLFSDEEIAELRAAAEDVVTAFEQHPSRNSPDYMPTFFTNG; encoded by the coding sequence ATGAGCACCCTTCTGCACCACCGCCTGGCCGACAAGGAGCGCCTCGCGGCGCTGGCGTGCTACGACGTCGACGATGCCCACCTGAAGCAGCAGCTGGACGCCATCGCGATGCGGACTGCGGCGCACCTGCACATGCCGACCGCGATGACCACGCTGATGCTCGACAACGCGATGCTGATCGCCGGCAGCCACGGCGTCGACGGGTGGCTGCGCGGCGGCCCGGGCGGGCCCGCCGAGTGGGCGTTCTGCGCGCAGACCGTGCTGACCCGCGAGCCGTACATCGTTTCGGACGCCATCACCGACCCGGTGCAGTGCACGAACCCGGTCGTCGAGCTCGACGGCATCCGCGCCTACGCCGGCGCCCCGCTGATCACACCGTCCGGGCAGGTCCTCGGCGCGCACTGCGTCATCGACGTCGAGCCGCACCTGTTCAGCGACGAGGAGATCGCCGAACTGCGGGCCGCCGCCGAGGACGTCGTCACGGCGTTCGAGCAGCACCCGAGCCGGAACTCGCCGGACTACATGCCGACGTTCTTCACCAACGGCTGA
- a CDS encoding response regulator: protein MSQYSPPPPFEVLIVDDDAGDVMIIEEALATHGLGSTLHVVPDGVVAMQFLRREGEHADAPRPHLVLLDLNMPRKSGREVLEELKDDESLASIPVVVLTTSAADEDILRSYDLHANAYVTKPVDFAEFESVVVQIEQFYGQTAQLPGRRR from the coding sequence ATGTCGCAGTATTCGCCGCCCCCTCCGTTCGAAGTCCTAATCGTCGACGACGACGCCGGCGACGTCATGATCATCGAAGAGGCGCTGGCCACCCACGGGCTAGGCAGCACGCTCCACGTCGTGCCGGACGGCGTCGTCGCCATGCAGTTCCTCCGACGCGAGGGCGAGCACGCGGACGCACCGCGGCCGCACCTCGTCCTGCTGGACCTGAACATGCCGCGCAAGAGCGGGCGAGAGGTTCTGGAGGAGCTGAAGGACGACGAGTCACTGGCGAGCATCCCGGTTGTGGTGCTGACCACGTCCGCCGCCGACGAGGACATCCTGCGCTCCTACGACCTGCACGCGAACGCGTACGTCACGAAGCCGGTCGACTTCGCCGAGTTCGAGAGCGTCGTGGTGCAGATCGAGCAGTTCTACGGCCAAACCGCCCAGCTCCCCGGGCGCCGGAGGTAG
- a CDS encoding Scr1 family TA system antitoxin-like transcriptional regulator codes for MSGSPTVRRRRIARELRHLREKAGMTLEQAARQLDMSRSNLSRIETAQIGIKPRDVRAALALYGITGDDSEPLIEIARGAQQRGWWQNYADVLPAWFEFYIGLEAEAVRISTYEAEAVPGLLQTEAYARAAFRATAGDDDVDRKVAARLRRQDLLRGDSPAELSVVLNEAVLLRPFGGVTVMREQLEYIAQLAALPNVTVQVLPFSVGGHPAMTTPYVILSFPDPDDNSVVYLDNLTVGIALEEPDQVDGYTLVHQKLCGIALTPEQSVLRIREAAGDMS; via the coding sequence GTGTCAGGAAGCCCCACGGTTCGTCGCCGTCGTATCGCCAGAGAACTGCGCCACCTCCGCGAGAAGGCGGGGATGACGCTCGAGCAAGCCGCCCGTCAGCTCGACATGTCACGCAGCAATCTGTCCCGCATAGAGACCGCTCAGATCGGGATCAAGCCCAGGGATGTCCGGGCCGCACTGGCCCTCTACGGCATCACCGGGGACGATTCCGAACCGCTCATCGAGATCGCACGTGGCGCACAGCAGCGCGGCTGGTGGCAGAACTATGCCGACGTGCTGCCGGCCTGGTTCGAGTTCTACATCGGCCTGGAGGCCGAGGCGGTTCGAATCAGCACCTACGAGGCGGAGGCCGTGCCCGGCCTCCTGCAGACCGAGGCCTATGCCCGCGCGGCCTTCCGGGCCACCGCGGGGGACGACGACGTCGACCGCAAAGTCGCGGCCCGGCTGCGTCGCCAGGATCTACTCCGAGGAGATTCCCCGGCTGAATTGTCCGTCGTTCTGAACGAAGCAGTTTTGTTGCGGCCGTTCGGTGGCGTAACGGTGATGCGCGAGCAACTTGAGTACATAGCTCAGCTAGCGGCGCTACCCAACGTAACCGTTCAAGTGTTGCCATTCTCGGTCGGCGGGCACCCCGCGATGACGACACCCTATGTCATCCTTAGTTTCCCGGATCCTGACGACAATTCTGTCGTCTACCTGGATAACCTCACTGTGGGTATCGCTCTGGAGGAACCGGACCAGGTGGATGGGTATACCCTCGTGCACCAAAAGCTGTGTGGCATAGCGCTCACGCCGGAGCAATCCGTACTCCGGATCCGCGAAGCCGCTGGTGACATGTCGTAG
- a CDS encoding MarR family winged helix-turn-helix transcriptional regulator, with product MADELALSTLLLGAAGTLVERIHAGTARRGFDDLRPTHGFVFVRLAPSGATVTEIAEHLGVTKQAASQLVEELVGKGYVERRPHPSDARARLVVLTERGWACTRAADAAAAEAVGAWVEVLGQDRITALVDDLRRVVGRGPLRPAVW from the coding sequence ATGGCGGACGAACTCGCGCTTTCCACCCTGCTCCTCGGCGCCGCCGGCACGCTCGTCGAGCGGATCCATGCCGGCACCGCCCGCCGCGGCTTCGACGACCTCCGGCCGACGCACGGGTTCGTGTTCGTCCGCCTCGCTCCGTCCGGCGCGACCGTCACCGAGATCGCCGAGCACCTGGGCGTCACCAAACAGGCCGCCAGCCAGCTAGTCGAGGAACTCGTGGGCAAGGGCTATGTGGAGCGTCGCCCCCACCCCTCCGACGCCAGGGCGCGGCTCGTCGTCCTCACCGAACGGGGCTGGGCGTGCACCCGCGCCGCCGACGCGGCCGCTGCCGAAGCCGTCGGCGCCTGGGTGGAAGTTCTCGGCCAGGACCGGATCACCGCGCTGGTCGACGATCTGCGCCGGGTCGTCGGGCGCGGACCGCTCCGGCCTGCCGTCTGGTGA
- a CDS encoding sensor domain-containing phosphodiesterase: MPDRRERTGQVKARFAPQLQPTATLRVPHATDQLGVTDTLPSPPSRRPAAKALAGDDGAVRVVPRPGSIAAQARQGAVGAARPNRADRAASRFPTIHDVIDARAIFPVFQPLVRADDRALVGYEALSRGPASTPWESADALFAAATEVGRLTELDWACRARIGRAAIAAGLDRSTALFVNAEPLAAATPCPDDLLPAIRDAERRLHLVVEMTERSIAADPAGLLTAASTLRAAGCSIALDDVGAIPASLALMPLLDPDVIKLDMHLLRHPHDLATARVVNSVIAQAERSGAAILAEGVETSAHLATARTMGASYVQGWLTGRPGPLPTDAAPSLPPERLYRRVAAEPTGTPFELLSAARPARRASKDSLLAISQYLETKGLDSEEPPVVLACFQHDRYLTATTRQRYARLATSAGLVAALGEDVGPEPAPGVRGAVLGADDALRNEWNVVVVGPHFSGALVARDLGDDGPDSERRFDYVLTYERSLVLQAARALLRWLAPVSPDHYR; this comes from the coding sequence ATGCCGGATCGCCGCGAACGCACCGGGCAGGTCAAGGCACGGTTCGCACCGCAACTGCAACCGACCGCCACTCTCCGCGTACCGCACGCCACCGATCAACTCGGCGTGACCGATACGCTCCCCTCACCGCCCTCCCGCCGCCCCGCCGCCAAGGCGCTGGCCGGCGACGACGGTGCGGTCCGCGTGGTGCCACGCCCCGGTTCGATCGCCGCGCAGGCCCGGCAGGGAGCGGTGGGCGCCGCCCGTCCGAACCGCGCCGACCGTGCGGCCAGCCGGTTCCCGACGATCCACGACGTGATCGACGCCCGGGCGATCTTCCCGGTGTTCCAGCCGCTGGTCCGGGCTGACGACCGGGCACTGGTCGGGTACGAGGCGCTGAGCCGCGGCCCGGCCAGCACGCCGTGGGAGTCCGCCGATGCGCTGTTCGCGGCCGCCACCGAGGTCGGTCGGCTCACCGAGTTGGACTGGGCGTGCCGGGCCCGGATCGGCCGTGCCGCGATCGCCGCCGGCCTCGACCGCTCCACCGCCCTGTTCGTCAACGCCGAGCCGCTCGCTGCCGCCACGCCGTGCCCCGACGACCTGCTGCCCGCGATCCGGGACGCCGAGCGCCGCCTGCACCTCGTCGTCGAGATGACCGAGCGGTCGATCGCCGCCGACCCGGCGGGCCTGCTCACCGCTGCTTCGACGCTGCGTGCCGCCGGCTGCAGCATCGCGTTGGACGACGTCGGCGCGATCCCGGCGTCGCTGGCGCTGATGCCGCTGCTCGACCCCGACGTCATCAAGCTGGACATGCACCTCCTGCGCCACCCGCACGACCTGGCGACAGCCCGCGTCGTCAACAGCGTGATCGCGCAGGCGGAACGGTCCGGCGCCGCGATCCTCGCCGAGGGCGTCGAGACCTCGGCACACCTGGCGACCGCGCGCACGATGGGCGCGTCGTACGTGCAGGGCTGGCTGACCGGTCGCCCCGGCCCGCTCCCGACCGACGCCGCTCCGTCGCTCCCGCCGGAGCGGCTCTACCGCCGCGTGGCCGCGGAGCCGACCGGAACGCCGTTCGAGCTCCTGTCGGCCGCCCGGCCGGCCCGGCGAGCGTCGAAGGACTCGCTGCTGGCGATCAGCCAGTACCTGGAGACGAAGGGCCTCGACAGCGAGGAGCCGCCGGTTGTCCTCGCGTGCTTCCAGCACGACCGATACCTGACCGCGACGACGCGGCAGCGGTACGCGCGGCTCGCCACGTCGGCCGGGCTGGTCGCCGCGCTGGGGGAAGACGTGGGTCCCGAGCCCGCGCCCGGCGTCCGCGGTGCGGTGCTGGGCGCCGACGACGCGCTCCGCAACGAGTGGAACGTGGTAGTGGTCGGTCCGCACTTCTCCGGTGCGCTGGTGGCGCGCGATCTGGGCGACGACGGCCCGGACTCCGAACGCCGCTTCGACTACGTGCTGACGTACGAGCGCTCGCTGGTCCTCCAGGCGGCCCGTGCGCTGCTGCGCTGGCTCGCGCCCGTGTCACCGGATCACTACCGGTAG
- a CDS encoding STAS domain-containing protein, giving the protein MDRPPTRFDVSTTDGCTVLRVLGDLDSDSAPTLRTMLSKEFDVGHDVIVDLANCPFLDSVGIGVLVFGWKAAETEGTRFHLRNIGRYAQRVLDLVGLSDLIPVA; this is encoded by the coding sequence ATGGACCGGCCGCCAACGCGCTTCGACGTCAGCACGACCGATGGCTGCACCGTCCTGCGCGTGTTGGGTGACCTGGATTCCGATTCGGCGCCCACGTTGCGGACGATGCTGTCCAAGGAGTTCGACGTCGGCCATGACGTCATCGTCGATCTGGCGAACTGCCCGTTCCTCGACTCGGTCGGCATCGGGGTGCTGGTCTTCGGCTGGAAGGCCGCGGAGACCGAGGGAACCCGGTTCCACCTGCGCAACATCGGTCGGTACGCGCAGCGGGTACTCGACCTGGTCGGGCTGAGCGATCTGATCCCGGTGGCCTGA
- a CDS encoding cupin domain-containing protein — MPVLQADSAVTHEVHGSRFTSYVRPAVGSAELCAWRLDVPAGTTGVPHRPSREEVLVILSGSAEVTLDGEVRTATAGDVVLVPAGASFRVDVGDEPLRAWVTTSVGLTAELPDGSTLTPPWAA, encoded by the coding sequence ATGCCTGTTCTTCAGGCCGATTCGGCGGTGACCCACGAGGTGCACGGTTCGCGATTCACGTCCTACGTGCGGCCGGCGGTGGGAAGCGCGGAGCTCTGTGCGTGGCGGCTGGACGTTCCGGCCGGCACGACCGGCGTACCGCACCGCCCGAGCCGGGAGGAGGTGCTGGTGATCCTCAGCGGCAGCGCCGAGGTGACGCTGGACGGCGAGGTGCGCACCGCCACCGCAGGCGACGTGGTTCTGGTGCCCGCCGGTGCGAGCTTCCGCGTGGACGTGGGTGACGAGCCGCTCCGGGCCTGGGTCACCACGTCCGTCGGCCTCACCGCGGAGTTGCCCGACGGCTCCACGCTCACCCCGCCGTGGGCGGCATGA
- a CDS encoding ATP-binding protein: MAQQDTIPAEFPADLPQPYLRALLENLDTAVVVCDPKGRILLFNRAMARACDRGDAASWQPDAGVRGELEVGADIHRITSCLRNPDGSRAVHGELPLVRALRGEQLHGLEVHLGPDGRRPRTYHVHGQPVRDAEGRLLGALLALHDVTERRLAARLGDCELAVSEALTTEASVADAGAGVLAAVGARLSWPYGELWLADEAEDVLHPAARWVAPGHRPSGPLPDSLPRGSGLAGQVWETGAPRWYADVSTSGDTRLADTASRFGLRSAIAVPIRTPEQFIGVLAFFGATVEEPENSLIALLGGVAAHVGQFLARRRADELALELTRTKDDFLALVGHELRTPLTSIVSHTELLLTDTDGITGDNRTLLESVDRNAHALRQIVADLLDLAGLESGDISLDLDQLDFVELVGAAVSALRPAAEANDVKIEVDAPRVLSLCGDPARLRQLVDQLVSNAVKYSPDGGDVRVRLERHGELAVLTVSDNGMGIPEDERSRLFERFFRSSAATARGITGGSGLGLPLARAIAERHAGNLQARHGRPGTTMAVSLPVRGPDEP, translated from the coding sequence ATGGCTCAGCAGGACACTATTCCGGCGGAGTTTCCCGCCGACCTCCCCCAGCCCTATCTCCGTGCGCTGCTGGAGAACCTCGACACAGCGGTCGTGGTCTGCGATCCGAAGGGGCGGATCCTGCTCTTCAACCGCGCGATGGCGCGGGCCTGCGACCGCGGTGACGCGGCGAGCTGGCAACCGGACGCAGGCGTCCGCGGCGAACTGGAGGTCGGCGCCGACATCCACCGGATCACCAGCTGCCTGCGGAACCCGGACGGCTCACGGGCGGTGCACGGCGAACTCCCGCTCGTCCGGGCACTGCGCGGCGAGCAGCTGCACGGCCTGGAAGTCCACCTCGGTCCGGACGGACGGCGCCCACGGACCTACCACGTGCACGGCCAGCCCGTCCGGGACGCGGAGGGGCGGCTGCTCGGCGCGCTGCTCGCCCTGCACGACGTCACCGAACGCCGGCTGGCCGCCCGGCTGGGCGACTGCGAGCTGGCGGTGTCCGAGGCGCTGACCACCGAGGCGTCGGTGGCCGACGCGGGTGCCGGCGTGCTCGCGGCGGTCGGCGCACGGCTGTCCTGGCCCTACGGCGAGCTCTGGCTCGCCGACGAGGCGGAGGACGTCCTGCACCCGGCCGCCCGCTGGGTCGCACCCGGTCACCGCCCGTCCGGCCCGCTGCCCGACTCGCTGCCGCGCGGCAGCGGTCTGGCCGGTCAGGTCTGGGAGACCGGGGCGCCCCGCTGGTACGCCGACGTCTCCACCAGCGGCGACACCCGACTCGCCGACACCGCGAGCCGGTTCGGGCTGCGTTCGGCGATCGCGGTGCCGATCCGCACTCCGGAGCAGTTCATCGGCGTCCTGGCATTCTTCGGCGCCACCGTCGAGGAGCCGGAGAACTCACTGATCGCCCTGCTGGGCGGCGTCGCCGCGCACGTCGGGCAGTTCCTGGCCAGACGCCGGGCCGACGAGCTCGCGCTGGAGCTGACCCGGACCAAGGACGACTTCCTCGCGCTCGTCGGGCATGAACTCCGCACGCCGCTGACCTCGATCGTCTCCCACACCGAACTGCTCCTCACCGACACGGACGGGATCACCGGCGACAACCGGACGCTGCTGGAGTCCGTCGACCGCAACGCGCACGCGCTGCGCCAGATCGTCGCCGACCTGCTCGACTTGGCCGGCCTCGAGTCCGGGGACATCTCGCTGGACCTCGACCAGCTCGACTTCGTCGAGTTGGTGGGTGCGGCGGTGTCGGCGCTCCGGCCCGCGGCCGAGGCCAATGACGTCAAGATCGAGGTGGACGCTCCGCGAGTGCTGTCGCTGTGTGGTGATCCCGCGCGTCTGCGGCAGTTGGTGGACCAGTTGGTGTCCAACGCCGTGAAGTACTCCCCGGACGGTGGTGACGTTCGGGTGCGACTGGAGCGGCACGGCGAACTAGCGGTGCTGACCGTCTCCGACAACGGGATGGGGATCCCGGAGGACGAGCGGTCCCGGTTGTTCGAACGGTTCTTCCGCTCGTCGGCCGCCACCGCGCGGGGTATCACCGGGGGGTCCGGTCTCGGCCTTCCACTGGCTCGCGCGATCGCCGAACGACACGCGGGCAACCTCCAGGCGCGGCACGGGCGTCCGGGCACCACGATGGCCGTCTCGCTGCCGGTTCGTGGGCCCGACGAACCCTGA
- a CDS encoding recombinase family protein: MATTVVGYLRPPRAGAVDSHAELEALRRYAEDRALELRHVYADAIGPGAITGRRGERSGFAAALADVRERRADGVLLLDVAHLSWHPDIRDSLAYLVEDAGGRLFVADEALASAQSRT; this comes from the coding sequence ATGGCAACGACCGTTGTCGGTTACTTGCGACCGCCGCGTGCAGGCGCCGTGGATTCGCACGCCGAACTCGAAGCACTTCGACGCTACGCCGAAGACCGCGCCTTGGAACTACGACACGTCTATGCGGACGCGATCGGGCCCGGTGCGATCACGGGTAGGCGCGGTGAACGAAGTGGATTCGCGGCGGCCTTGGCTGACGTGCGTGAACGCCGCGCCGACGGGGTCCTGCTGCTCGACGTCGCGCACCTGTCCTGGCATCCGGACATCCGCGACTCGCTGGCCTATCTCGTGGAAGACGCCGGCGGTCGCCTGTTCGTAGCCGACGAAGCGCTCGCCTCGGCGCAGTCCAGAACGTGA